Part of the Streptomyces sp. HSG2 genome, CGTCTTCACGTACATGCCGCTAGACGATACGCACATCATTGCAGGTCGCAGACATGGGGTCACCACATCGTGCCACTAGGCGTTTTCGGCCTTTCGCACTAGACGCAACCGTCTGACCTGCACCGATGCCCTGCCGCACCCCCGAGAACCCCGCTCAACTGTGGAACGCAGGCGTTCGCCTTCCTGACCTCGGCCAGCTCACGGCACAGGCGCCGAAGCTCGTCACGCTCATCGCTGGTCAGCGCGCCCGTGGGCCCCTCGCCCCGGTCGATCCGCGCCTGCTTCACCCAGCCGCGGAGCCCTTGGGGGCTGACCCCCAGTTCCCGGGCGATCTCGGTGACGTTCCGATGCGGCGATGAACGTACGAGCGAGATCGCGTCGCGCTTGAACTCGGCCGTGTACCGCTTGCTCATGTTGCTCTTGCCACTCAACCTGGACTGCTTCCTCCGGGACGATCCGTCCCAGTATCAGGCTGTCCACTTCAGTGGGGGAACTTCAGCACGAAGGGCACCCGCGAGTACGACTGGGCCTGGCTCGATGTTCGCCCCGACGACACTCCCGACGAGAACCGCAACGAGGAGCAGGCCGGGACAAGTGTGCTGGTGGCGCGGCGGCACCGCTACACCAGCGAGGTGTCCTACTTCCGCTGCTGGGCACCCGGCGACGTCTCGCTCGGCGCGCTGGTGGAGGTGATCTGTCGCAGGTGGCGGATCGAGGAAACCTTCCAGCTCGCCAAGGGTTTCACCGGACTCGACCAGGGCCAGGTGACCTGCTGGAACTCCTGGACGCGCTGGTCACTGTTCTCCCTGATCGCCGCCGCCGTCCTCGCCCTCACGGCCACCGCCGTCCACGACGCCGCCGAACACGAGCCCGCGCTCGTCCCGCTGAGCCGCCCCGAGCTCATCCGGCTCCTGCGAGCCCTCGTGCTGCCGCCACCCCTCCGCGACCGCGAGCACGTCCTGCACTGGACCGCCTGGCGACGCCATCACCAAGCCGTCGCGACCGCCTGCCACCAGCAACGACACCACCGTCACGACCAACCGTGATCAAGAACTACAGCTGCCGTGATTGAGGCTCAGAAACCGCTGCCCAGCGTGTGAAAGGGACCTGGAACGCGTGGATGGCCGCGCTGGATCCGGTCTCTCGCTGGATGTTCGGTTATCGGCCAGCAGATTTGACCGTTGACGCCCAACTTGATGGTCCGACTTTGTCGGCCCATCTGCTGCAGAGAGACGAGGACACCGTCCCCGGACTGGCCGTTCCATTCGCGAAGCGATACGCGCGAGACTACGGACCGGCGCGTAATTCCTGTTCGGGCATTTCACGGAACAGTCGCAATTGACTATGGTGCATGGTCTTGGCAGTGGCCTCTGACACAAATATCCAGCGCGCTGGACTGGGTGTGTGAGGCTCAAGTTCTGAGAGTTTCAGGATGCCCTTCTTATGATGCCGAGCGAACCTGGGTCGTCGGGAAGGCCCTCCTCAATCAATACGCAACGAACCACACTCCGCTACCGGCAGAGCAGGTCCTTGAGGTATTGCGTCAGCGTCTGAGGCTGTTCAAGACCACGACCCCGCCCGTTCGCTCCACCATCAATGGGGTGGACGCCAGTGGGGAGGAGCTGATCCGTCTAGCCGACCAGTTGGAGGAAGGTTGCTGGATAAAGCCCGACGGTTATATTCACCGCCCGTACGTAATGCCCGACTGTGATCGGATGTACATCGACTGGATCTGGGAACATTACAGCCCTGACCAGCGCAGGTTGCTGACGGACCAGGTCTTGACCGCAGCCTTGGAAATCTACACCGGTTTGGTTGAACAGTGGTTCCCAGCACTGCGTCTGACCCTCGGCCTCGCCAGTATCACGCCCGTCTGTATCGATGGAAATCTCCTGGTATCCCGTGCATCTGGATATGACCAGGCCCCCACTCTTCACGTGCGACTGGAACCGCGACTCCAGCACGTCAATCGAGTCAATCTGCGACTTGTCACAGCCGAGGGCCTCCGCACGTACCAGCCGGAATTCGACCTGGGAGCGCGAAATGTCCGCCCTCTCGAAAATGGAAGCTGGGGTCGCCCATGCACGGCGGTTGTCGAGTCAGAGCCGCAGGTCTTCAGGAACACGCCGGCCATCGACTACGCATATGAGTGGCTTCATCAGGACCTTTCCCATCTCCACCTTGCGCGCAGGCGCCCCTGGGATGCTGGCCTCTGAAAGTCCCGCCTTGTCTGGAGGCGGCCAGGCCGATGTCTTCTACCCCCGAGCATGTCCTCGACCGGTCGTCGTTACGGGAGGTAGTCGAAGGGATGTGGGTGAGTCACCACACCCTACTGACGGTGCGTCGGAAGAGTCAGCAATCGGTCAGCATGAGTCCTGAAAGACCCGGGGAAAGCTGACCGAACATGCGAATCGTTGTAGGGTGCCGGAGACAGCCCTTGACCCGAAAAAAGTGGGCAGGGAGCGGATATTTCGGGAGTATTGTCATGTTTCGTACGATGATCAAGTCCAAGATCCACCGTGCCACCGTGACCCAGGCCGACCTGCACTACGTCGGGTCGGTGACCATCGACGCCGATCTGCTGGAGGCAGCCGATCTCCTGCCCGGTGAGCTGGTCCACATCGTCGACATCACCAACGGTGCTCGCTTGGAGACCTACGTCATCGAGGGTGAGCGGGGCTCCGGCGTGGTCGGGATCAACGGTGCCGCCGCACACCTCGTGCACCCCGGCGACCTCGTGATCATCATCAGCTACGTCCAGGTCGACGACGCCGAGGCGAGGTCGCTTCGACCTCGTGTCGTGCACGTGGACCGGGACAACCGGATCGCCGCCCTGGGGTCGGACCCGTCGGAGCCGGTGCCGGGGTCGGACCAGCAGCGTGCCCCGCGATCCGCGGCGGGCTGAGCCCACCGCCTGCTCCCGGCGAGACCGCTCCCACGGGGCGCGGGGTGGACGGGGCCTGCCGGACCGGAGCCGCAGGGCGGTGCCTGCCCGAACGGCCCTTGCGAGGGTGCGTGAGGCCGGTGGGGCCGGGTAGGCGAGAGTGGTAGCGCAGAGTCGACGTCCGACTGTTCGGAGGCAGGCTCCATGATCACCGCGAACCGGGCCCGCCTGCCGGTGTCCCCCTCGGCAGGCGAGGCCCGCCGTCCCGATCCGCCGCCGGGCCCCACGCCGCCGCCCGAACCTCCGGGACCGGTCCCTCGGCCGCCGCCGAGTCCGGGCCCGCCCGGGCCCTCTCCCTCGCCGGTGCCCCCGGACCCCGAGCCCGTGCCTCGGCCGGAACCGGGACCACCCCTGACGTGACCCCCCCCCGCCGGAGACCGGGGCATCGACCGGTCGCCCGGCTCCGGCCGGCGGGGCTCCGTCTCAGCAGGGACGGTCCCTCACGCCGGCACTTCGGACCGGTCCCCGCCCCACAGGGTGTGGTAGGAACCGTCTCGGTCCGTCCGTCGGTAGGTGTGGGCGCCGAAGTAGTCCCGCTGTCCCTGTGTCAGGGCTGCGGGCAGCCGCTCGGCGCGCAGGGCGTCGTAGTAGGCGAGGGCGGCCGAGAAGCCGGGGGTGGGGACCCCCTGCCGGGTCGCAGTGACCACGACCTCGCGCCAGTCGTCCTGCGCGGCGGCGATCTCCTGGGCGAAGGTGTCGTCGGCGAGCAGGCTCGGCAGTTCCGGCCGGGAGTCGTAGGCGGCGCGGATGCGGTCCAGGAAGGCCGCGCGAATGATGCACCCGCCGCGCCAGAGGGCCGCCACCGCGCCGGGGTCGACCCGCCATCCGTACTCGTCGCCGCCCGCCGCGATCTCGTGGAAGCCCTGCGTGTAGGAGACGATCTTCGAGGCGTACAGTGCCTGCTCCACCCGGTCGGCGAAGGCGGCGGCTCGGGTCTCGTCCAGGGGGGTGGCGCGCGGCCCCGCCAGTCCTCGCGCCGCGCGGCGCAGCGCGTCGTGGCCCGAGAGCGACCGGGCGAAGACCGCCTCGGCGATGCCGGACACCGGAACCCCCAGGTCGAGGGCGATCTGGACCGTCCAACGACCCGTGCCCTTCTGCTCGGCCTG contains:
- a CDS encoding transposase; amino-acid sequence: MSGKSNMSKRYTAEFKRDAISLVRSSPHRNVTEIARELGVSPQGLRGWVKQARIDRGEGPTGALTSDERDELRRLCRELAEVRKANACVPQLSGVLGGAAGHRCRSDGCV
- the panD gene encoding aspartate 1-decarboxylase; the encoded protein is MFRTMIKSKIHRATVTQADLHYVGSVTIDADLLEAADLLPGELVHIVDITNGARLETYVIEGERGSGVVGINGAAAHLVHPGDLVIIISYVQVDDAEARSLRPRVVHVDRDNRIAALGSDPSEPVPGSDQQRAPRSAAG